A window from Thiosulfatimonas sediminis encodes these proteins:
- a CDS encoding AI-2E family transporter → MRESQSYEEGFLIILLLLAIGGLIWLFNPFLEALFFAMIIATASYPYFQRLQKKFAYSPSTAAGVMSALIFIGVIAPVTYLLVEISLQVGQLYSHAQAWVGQQDAESITRLNSSMVAYLPISESTQVQLLEQLREHSQKILSFVQKTTVFLLEGVLGTTSSFVTFLGLSVFALFFFYRDGHAIACHLKVLSPLENRFDSMIMSRFSSLSSVLTLSVLGIAVLQGVSFAILAWLLGLPGMFIGMAVAVTSFIPIVGAALVWIPLVVYMAVQGDYISAGIVVFWGVVITGFVIDNIVRPVLINRLTKIMGGGEEQLAVANHTLITVLSTFAGLIHFGVIGLFFGPVIAAMAITIFDVYEEMHQDRLDRS, encoded by the coding sequence ATGCGAGAGAGTCAATCTTACGAAGAAGGGTTTTTAATCATCTTGTTGCTGCTGGCAATTGGCGGCTTAATTTGGCTGTTTAATCCGTTTTTGGAGGCGCTATTTTTTGCGATGATTATCGCCACCGCAAGTTACCCCTATTTTCAGCGTTTGCAGAAAAAATTCGCCTATTCGCCAAGCACGGCGGCGGGGGTTATGAGTGCGTTAATTTTTATAGGGGTGATTGCACCAGTAACCTATTTGTTGGTGGAAATCAGTCTGCAGGTTGGCCAATTGTATAGCCATGCTCAGGCGTGGGTGGGGCAGCAAGATGCCGAATCGATTACGCGTTTAAACAGTTCGATGGTGGCTTATTTGCCGATTAGTGAAAGCACGCAAGTACAGCTTTTGGAGCAGTTGCGTGAGCATTCACAAAAGATTTTAAGTTTTGTGCAGAAGACCACGGTATTTTTATTGGAAGGGGTCTTAGGCACCACCTCATCCTTTGTGACGTTCCTAGGGTTATCGGTGTTTGCGCTGTTCTTTTTTTATCGGGACGGTCACGCAATTGCTTGTCACTTAAAAGTACTGTCACCGTTGGAAAACCGCTTTGACAGCATGATAATGAGCCGTTTTTCTAGCTTGTCGAGTGTCTTGACGCTGAGTGTATTAGGCATTGCAGTGTTGCAAGGGGTGAGCTTTGCAATCCTTGCTTGGTTGCTGGGTTTGCCGGGAATGTTTATCGGTATGGCGGTTGCCGTCACTTCATTTATCCCGATTGTTGGTGCGGCTTTGGTGTGGATTCCACTGGTGGTTTATATGGCTGTGCAAGGCGACTATATCAGCGCGGGCATTGTGGTTTTTTGGGGGGTAGTGATTACCGGTTTTGTGATTGATAATATTGTTCGTCCGGTGTTAATTAACCGTTTGACCAAAATAATGGGGGGCGGCGAGGAGCAGCTGGCGGTGGCGAATCATACCTTGATTACTGTCCTATCTACTTTTGCTGGTTTGATTCATTTTGGCGTGATAGGCCTGTTTTTCGGACCGGTTATCGCTGCGATGGCGATTACCATTTTTGATGTTTATGAAGAGATGCATCAAGATCGTTTAGATCGAAGTTAA
- a CDS encoding DUF4395 domain-containing protein: MLRYHLKNLWFRDKTEEVVFINKHAVQLRAGLMLLIPIYMVVVLFTTVLAPTWTVLPNTFVEETFDMTQDWHAIYNVQASRTLFDYTIPSLVLLYGLFEMIAGLFVRTSYLSPTIHLATFLTRNTRPKWEPHKPKKFAWLIGVTLISLCLIFFNPDMVARFINALFASELLPTDSNYMPDFIPILVGICFTLMWLEAIFGFCLGCQLHWLLAKIGIFKEHCYDCMNVDFDQKAWIAERKKMEQALQNEP, encoded by the coding sequence ATGCTGCGGTATCACCTAAAAAACCTCTGGTTCCGAGATAAAACCGAAGAAGTCGTTTTTATCAATAAACATGCGGTGCAGTTGCGCGCCGGATTGATGTTACTGATTCCAATTTATATGGTAGTGGTGTTGTTTACAACGGTACTGGCCCCAACTTGGACAGTGCTGCCCAATACCTTTGTTGAAGAAACCTTTGATATGACACAGGATTGGCATGCCATTTATAACGTGCAAGCTTCGCGTACGCTGTTCGACTACACCATTCCTAGTCTTGTTCTGTTGTATGGGCTGTTTGAGATGATTGCCGGGTTGTTTGTCCGCACCTCGTATTTGTCACCAACCATTCATTTAGCGACCTTTTTAACGCGTAATACACGCCCAAAATGGGAGCCGCATAAGCCGAAAAAATTCGCTTGGCTAATAGGCGTAACCTTAATCAGCTTGTGTCTTATTTTCTTTAATCCGGACATGGTGGCGCGTTTTATTAATGCACTTTTCGCAAGCGAACTTTTGCCAACCGATTCGAACTATATGCCTGATTTTATTCCGATACTGGTCGGCATCTGCTTTACATTGATGTGGCTGGAAGCGATATTTGGCTTCTGTTTGGGGTGCCAATTACACTGGTTGTTGGCCAAAATTGGAATCTTTAAAGAGCACTGTTATGACTGTATGAATGTCGATTTTGACCAAAAAGCGTGGATTGCTGAACGTAAAAAAATGGAGCAAGCTCTGCAAAATGAGCCTTAA
- a CDS encoding PilZ domain-containing protein: MNANLRDHERLKFATQGHIICENLLLRMLVNNISVEGICFTTENKLNINTLMHLELSELNEYGIELIACKVEVRQRLEVASGFKYCCRIVESDRNWSVLLAKVENRINGASKKSLLSYLSQTMAA; encoded by the coding sequence ATGAACGCTAATCTAAGAGATCACGAGAGACTTAAATTCGCTACTCAAGGTCACATTATTTGTGAAAACCTATTACTTAGAATGCTGGTGAATAATATTTCGGTTGAAGGCATCTGCTTTACAACTGAAAACAAGCTCAATATCAATACCTTGATGCACCTAGAGCTTTCTGAATTGAATGAATATGGTATTGAGTTGATTGCTTGTAAGGTTGAAGTCAGACAGCGCCTTGAAGTGGCTTCAGGTTTTAAGTATTGCTGCCGTATTGTCGAATCTGATAGAAATTGGAGCGTGCTTCTTGCTAAGGTTGAGAATCGCATTAACGGCGCTTCTAAGAAAAGCTTGCTTAGTTACCTGAGTCAAACAATGGCTGCTTAA
- a CDS encoding transglutaminase-like cysteine peptidase — protein MQRHNYWTPLIIFIKLMMISFTAQASLAENKLNQIKQQAKQFEMIEQIRFVNAQVNQSAEFVSDQEQYGKQEFWSSITQFLAQGKGDCEEFAVTKYVLMKQLGFKTALAYWKKNAVAHLSTVVVAEGYLWNLDLGGDIYEVTQPHFERMAFFHLDGLGSITDFFKPLPIATIEGGKPIFKSKTTEFSKLIAKINRDERLPVMLASAN, from the coding sequence ATGCAAAGACACAATTATTGGACGCCACTTATTATTTTCATCAAGTTGATGATGATTTCTTTCACTGCGCAAGCAAGCCTTGCTGAGAACAAGCTGAATCAGATCAAGCAGCAAGCAAAACAGTTTGAGATGATTGAACAGATTCGCTTTGTGAATGCCCAGGTTAATCAAAGTGCGGAGTTTGTTTCTGATCAAGAGCAATACGGTAAACAAGAGTTTTGGAGTTCGATAACGCAATTTTTGGCACAAGGCAAAGGGGATTGTGAAGAGTTTGCGGTCACCAAGTATGTTCTGATGAAACAATTAGGATTTAAAACTGCTCTCGCCTATTGGAAAAAGAACGCCGTTGCGCATTTGTCAACCGTGGTGGTTGCTGAAGGCTATTTGTGGAACTTAGATTTGGGTGGCGATATTTATGAGGTGACCCAACCCCACTTTGAGCGTATGGCATTTTTTCATCTTGATGGTTTGGGTTCAATTACCGATTTTTTTAAACCGCTCCCCATCGCCACGATTGAAGGTGGAAAGCCGATTTTCAAGTCAAAAACAACTGAATTTTCTAAGTTAATTGCCAAAATAAATAGAGATGAGCGCTTGCCAGTGATGTTAGCCAGTGCGAATTAG
- the folE2 gene encoding GTP cyclohydrolase FolE2, with protein MTKHMPDIACQPHQTPQGTLNWVGMSGIELPVLVQQGTNAADSVRMSSLAQAYVNLEDPLSKGIHMSRLYLILDQMSTEKPLSPNQVKAILEKFITSHTGLSSNAFVEFKFDYYERRSSLKSDNSGWKHYPCTVRGEMRSGQFDCEISIEIPYSSTCPCSAALSRQLIQEAFERDFDGKAVNYNDVMAWLGTPEGICATPHSQRSYAQVKVKVTQNDSLVISNLINDIEAALQTPVQAAVKREDEQEFARLNAANLMFCEDASRRLQAALSAQDAHYLDFWVRVNHLESLHPHDAVAIVTKGINGGYSDEPNLMDPMK; from the coding sequence ATGACTAAGCACATGCCCGATATCGCGTGTCAGCCGCACCAAACACCACAAGGTACCCTTAACTGGGTCGGAATGAGCGGCATTGAACTGCCTGTTTTGGTTCAACAAGGAACAAACGCAGCTGACAGCGTGCGAATGTCCTCACTTGCCCAAGCCTACGTCAATTTAGAAGACCCTTTAAGCAAAGGGATTCATATGTCACGTCTGTATCTGATTCTCGATCAGATGTCGACTGAAAAACCGCTTTCACCGAACCAAGTCAAAGCCATTCTTGAAAAATTCATTACATCGCACACCGGACTCAGCTCAAATGCATTTGTTGAATTTAAGTTTGACTACTATGAACGCCGATCATCGCTAAAAAGCGATAACAGTGGCTGGAAACACTATCCTTGCACGGTACGTGGCGAAATGCGCAGCGGACAGTTTGATTGCGAAATCTCAATTGAAATCCCTTACTCATCAACTTGTCCTTGCTCTGCCGCACTCTCGCGTCAATTGATTCAAGAAGCGTTTGAGCGAGATTTTGATGGCAAAGCGGTTAACTACAATGATGTCATGGCATGGTTAGGTACACCGGAAGGCATCTGTGCCACACCGCACAGCCAGCGTTCTTATGCACAAGTTAAAGTAAAAGTCACGCAAAACGATAGTTTGGTGATTTCCAACCTTATCAATGACATCGAAGCCGCACTGCAAACGCCGGTACAAGCAGCCGTTAAACGCGAGGATGAACAAGAATTTGCGCGCCTCAATGCCGCCAACCTAATGTTCTGCGAAGATGCCAGCCGCCGTCTGCAAGCGGCTCTCAGCGCTCAAGATGCTCACTATCTTGATTTCTGGGTACGCGTCAACCACCTAGAAAGCTTGCATCCACACGATGCCGTCGCAATTGTCACCAAAGGCATCAACGGTGGCTACAGCGATGAACCGAACCTAATGGATCCGATGAAATAA
- a CDS encoding CobW family GTP-binding protein, which produces MTLPVYLITGLLGSGKSTCLHHLIQQKPTNQNWAVLINEFGEIDIDGAALASQHPNLTIENVSGGCICCSAQFSLSQALGRLIQQPNLDALLIEPTGLGHPAKIIDTLKQFPQLQLAKIICLITPQQLTAERWQKSQVMRDLVHLADLILLNKMDLSQTDELVASEAILSSLYPPKAQQRSQQGQVNWTQLSTPKEPKPSAIFRLQMNKTFSLQNKPAHAAITDTWHSNLPNCLNATLQSNPQDDTVLAIGWQLSPQILFNRSALKQWFAEFSPYFVRAKGLLRTGKEWQLLNYSDSGLQLNDIAWRQDSRLECLFTPSAKIDRSLIKNMETQLLSVISHR; this is translated from the coding sequence ATGACGCTGCCGGTCTATCTGATTACCGGACTGCTCGGCAGCGGCAAAAGCACCTGTTTACACCATCTGATTCAACAAAAACCCACCAATCAAAATTGGGCCGTTTTAATTAACGAATTTGGCGAAATTGATATTGACGGGGCCGCGCTGGCGTCTCAACATCCGAATCTCACCATTGAAAACGTCAGCGGCGGTTGCATCTGCTGTTCAGCGCAATTCAGTCTTAGCCAGGCGCTAGGCCGTTTAATTCAACAACCCAACCTAGATGCGCTGCTTATCGAACCCACTGGGCTAGGACATCCTGCCAAAATCATCGACACTTTAAAACAATTTCCACAACTGCAACTCGCCAAGATCATTTGCTTGATTACACCACAGCAACTCACCGCCGAACGCTGGCAAAAATCACAAGTGATGCGGGATTTAGTCCATCTTGCCGACTTAATATTACTTAATAAAATGGATCTCAGCCAAACCGATGAGCTGGTCGCAAGCGAAGCAATTTTATCCAGCCTCTATCCGCCCAAAGCACAGCAACGCAGCCAACAAGGGCAAGTAAATTGGACGCAATTAAGCACACCAAAAGAGCCGAAGCCAAGTGCAATCTTTCGCTTACAAATGAACAAGACATTTTCACTGCAAAACAAGCCCGCACACGCCGCCATAACAGACACATGGCACAGCAACTTACCGAACTGCCTAAACGCAACACTACAAAGCAATCCGCAAGATGACACCGTCTTAGCGATTGGTTGGCAGCTTAGTCCACAAATTCTATTTAACCGCAGCGCTCTAAAACAGTGGTTTGCCGAATTTAGTCCCTATTTTGTGCGCGCCAAAGGGTTACTGCGCACCGGCAAAGAATGGCAGTTACTCAATTACAGCGATAGCGGTTTACAACTCAACGACATCGCTTGGCGACAAGACAGTCGCTTAGAGTGCCTATTCACACCAAGCGCGAAAATTGATAGAAGCCTCATCAAAAACATGGAAACTCAACTACTTAGCGTCATTAGCCATCGCTAA
- a CDS encoding FAD-dependent oxidoreductase, with protein MKIRSYDVVIVGGGISGCALTYMLSRYTDVKSVAMLEKYGSLAPLNSSARANSQTLHCGDIETNYTLAKAKLVKQQANMIVHFAKQVEKNDFLYKFPKMIMAVGDEECERLEKRHIEFANDFPYMELWDADKIAEIEPAVTMKDGKRRPEKILASGCTDEYSAVNYGNMSKALISEARKSNTDIQVSLSTEVEKIRKYEDGYEVNTSQGTFYAKFVVVSAGAHSLLLANQVGHGLDMSILPMAGSFYYVPKILNGKVYTMQNDKLPFAALHGDPDLVELSKTRLGPTALVLPKLERYTGGTYLDFWKSLKLDRKVIRVFWDLMKDSTIRNYILRNFMFEVPWVRKRLFAKDAQKIIPDIKPQDLEYAKEIGGLRPQVIDKTTMQLKLGEASIVPENDNLIFNMTPSPGATTCLGNAYRDAKIICERLSIDIHQQKIVDELLGGVDIPK; from the coding sequence ATGAAAATTCGGTCTTATGACGTAGTTATCGTGGGCGGCGGCATTTCTGGCTGCGCCCTAACCTACATGCTGTCGCGTTACACTGACGTAAAATCGGTGGCAATGTTAGAAAAATACGGCAGCCTTGCGCCGCTCAACTCCAGCGCGCGTGCAAACAGCCAGACTTTGCATTGTGGCGATATTGAAACGAACTACACTTTGGCCAAAGCAAAACTCGTCAAGCAGCAAGCCAATATGATTGTGCATTTTGCCAAACAAGTCGAGAAAAACGATTTCCTGTATAAGTTCCCTAAAATGATTATGGCGGTCGGCGACGAAGAGTGCGAACGCTTGGAAAAACGTCACATCGAATTTGCCAACGACTTTCCTTATATGGAACTTTGGGATGCCGACAAAATCGCTGAAATCGAACCGGCAGTGACCATGAAAGATGGCAAACGTCGTCCAGAAAAAATTCTCGCCTCTGGCTGTACGGACGAATATTCTGCGGTTAATTACGGCAACATGTCCAAAGCCCTCATCAGTGAAGCACGTAAGAGCAACACCGACATTCAAGTTTCGCTCAGTACCGAAGTCGAAAAAATTCGCAAATACGAAGACGGCTATGAAGTGAACACTTCACAAGGCACTTTTTACGCCAAATTCGTGGTCGTATCAGCCGGTGCGCACAGCTTGCTGTTGGCCAATCAAGTTGGGCATGGTTTAGATATGTCGATTCTGCCGATGGCTGGTAGCTTCTACTACGTCCCCAAAATCCTTAATGGTAAAGTCTACACGATGCAAAACGATAAACTGCCGTTTGCCGCACTGCATGGCGATCCAGACCTTGTCGAATTGAGTAAAACCCGTCTTGGGCCAACGGCTTTAGTACTGCCCAAACTAGAACGCTATACTGGCGGCACTTACCTTGACTTTTGGAAATCGCTCAAACTGGATCGCAAAGTGATTCGCGTTTTCTGGGATTTAATGAAAGACAGCACCATCCGCAATTACATCCTGCGTAATTTTATGTTTGAAGTACCTTGGGTACGCAAGCGCCTGTTCGCCAAGGACGCGCAGAAAATCATTCCGGACATCAAGCCGCAAGATCTTGAATACGCTAAAGAGATTGGCGGCTTACGTCCGCAAGTCATCGACAAAACAACCATGCAGCTTAAACTGGGTGAAGCGAGTATTGTTCCAGAAAATGACAATTTGATTTTCAATATGACACCATCACCAGGAGCAACCACCTGTTTGGGCAACGCTTACCGCGATGCAAAAATCATCTGCGAACGTCTTAGCATCGACATCCACCAGCAAAAAATTGTGGACGAATTGCTGGGCGGCGTAGACATTCCAAAGTAA
- a CDS encoding TIGR01777 family oxidoreductase — protein sequence MKIAILGGTGLIGNALHTALQQEHQVSQHGRAVFANTSTLLSAIQNADLVVQLSGANIGERWRKGYKKILWDSRINTTRLLAQVLPECDKAPRIICASAIGFYPQTQNCTQPFSEQDKQAGDDFLAQLSVAWEAEAHKLTHAENLVITRFGVVLSPEGGALAKMLPPFKLGLGGPIAGGTQCFSWIDIDDLCAAMQFIIARPELNGTFNLTAPNPITQKQFAQTLGKTLKRPAFLPLPEWQLKLMFGEGAQVLTHSASVFPQRLIDLGFHFHYPDAASSLQHLLHK from the coding sequence ATGAAAATTGCTATTCTGGGCGGCACTGGCCTTATTGGCAATGCACTGCACACAGCTTTACAGCAAGAACATCAAGTTAGCCAACACGGCCGAGCGGTGTTTGCAAACACCAGCACCCTGCTCTCTGCCATTCAAAATGCTGATTTGGTGGTGCAGCTATCGGGCGCAAATATTGGAGAACGCTGGCGCAAAGGCTATAAAAAAATTCTTTGGGACAGTCGCATCAACACCACCCGCCTTCTGGCACAAGTGTTGCCAGAATGCGACAAAGCTCCGCGAATCATTTGCGCGTCCGCGATTGGCTTTTACCCACAAACACAAAATTGCACACAACCTTTCAGCGAACAAGACAAGCAGGCCGGCGATGATTTTCTCGCACAATTATCGGTGGCATGGGAAGCCGAAGCGCACAAACTTACCCATGCCGAGAATTTGGTCATCACACGATTTGGCGTCGTACTCTCGCCCGAAGGCGGGGCTTTAGCCAAGATGTTACCACCGTTTAAACTCGGTTTGGGCGGACCGATTGCCGGAGGCACGCAATGTTTTAGTTGGATTGATATTGACGATTTATGTGCGGCAATGCAATTTATTATTGCGCGTCCAGAACTAAACGGTACTTTTAACCTAACCGCGCCGAACCCTATAACGCAAAAACAGTTTGCTCAAACACTAGGTAAAACCCTAAAACGTCCAGCATTTTTACCTTTACCAGAGTGGCAACTCAAACTCATGTTTGGGGAAGGCGCGCAAGTATTAACTCACAGCGCCAGTGTCTTTCCGCAACGCTTGATTGATTTGGGATTTCATTTTCACTATCCCGATGCCGCATCCAGTTTGCAACATCTGCTACACAAATAA